A single window of Sporosarcina sp. Marseille-Q4943 DNA harbors:
- the dnaG gene encoding DNA primase — MTKIPEETIEQIRAKTDIVDLVGEYVQLTKRGRNWFGLCPFHGENTPSFSVSEEKQIFHCFGCGAGGNAITFVMDIENSPFTEAISKLAVRAGVELEVSFSEASKGGSSNEYQQMIDAHALAANFYSHLLLNTVEGEKALHYLEQRGFSREHIEKYGIGWSLDDREVLTQLLMRKKFDMKEMELAGLCIMKNDGTGYFDRFRGRIMFPLHDDNGNVVAFSGRTLSDSKEEAKYLNSPETPIFEKSRLLYNFHNARLNVRKTGKVILFEGFMDTIAAERAGIMNSVAVMGTSLSDTHLTKMKRIANQLIICCDGDNAGWDAAKRFAVLSTQKGLDAKIALLPGKMDPDEYISTFGGESFSEKVIGNPHSYMSFIMAYYKRSKNLSHENDVLQYIHEVLEELAPRVSPVERDLMIRQLTAETGVSPSALNEQLMKKVGKLAKQEKTMQPAGQAVPMTVSERKMSSIERAERLLLCHLLNDGNLFDRIRDEHQELFFREDYAAIFIKLAGFYEKHGMPDFHRFAESLEDRDLRKVVMEAAMLDRDPEFAEQEIEDCVHHLNKHRIIRRIDEMMHDSKEAEKMNDHTRALELAREIIQLRKSLSAM; from the coding sequence ATGACTAAAATTCCAGAAGAGACAATTGAACAAATCCGAGCCAAAACGGATATCGTCGATCTTGTCGGCGAATATGTCCAATTGACGAAACGGGGAAGGAACTGGTTTGGTCTATGCCCATTCCACGGGGAAAATACTCCATCCTTTTCCGTATCAGAGGAGAAGCAAATTTTTCATTGCTTTGGATGCGGTGCTGGCGGGAACGCCATAACCTTTGTCATGGATATAGAAAATAGTCCTTTTACAGAAGCTATCTCTAAGCTAGCCGTGCGGGCGGGTGTCGAATTGGAAGTTTCCTTTAGCGAGGCCTCCAAAGGTGGAAGTTCAAATGAATACCAGCAGATGATCGATGCTCATGCGCTTGCGGCGAACTTTTATAGTCACTTATTACTGAATACAGTGGAGGGTGAAAAAGCATTACATTATTTGGAGCAAAGAGGGTTTTCCCGTGAGCATATCGAAAAGTATGGTATAGGATGGTCGCTCGACGATCGGGAAGTGCTCACCCAATTGTTGATGCGCAAGAAGTTTGATATGAAGGAGATGGAGCTGGCCGGACTTTGTATTATGAAAAATGATGGAACTGGGTATTTTGATAGGTTCCGTGGACGTATTATGTTTCCGTTACATGACGATAATGGAAATGTCGTTGCTTTCTCAGGGAGGACATTGTCTGACTCCAAAGAGGAAGCAAAATACTTGAATAGCCCAGAGACGCCAATTTTTGAAAAGAGCCGATTGCTCTATAATTTTCACAACGCACGTCTTAATGTTCGTAAAACGGGTAAAGTAATACTGTTCGAAGGTTTTATGGACACGATTGCCGCTGAACGAGCGGGAATTATGAATAGTGTTGCCGTCATGGGTACATCCTTGTCAGACACCCACCTGACCAAAATGAAACGCATCGCCAATCAGTTGATCATATGCTGTGATGGCGACAATGCAGGATGGGATGCAGCAAAACGATTTGCCGTCCTTTCCACACAAAAAGGATTGGATGCGAAAATCGCCTTATTGCCGGGGAAAATGGATCCAGATGAATATATTTCAACATTTGGCGGGGAATCTTTCTCCGAAAAAGTGATTGGCAATCCACACTCGTATATGTCATTCATTATGGCTTATTATAAAAGGTCGAAAAATTTATCTCATGAGAACGATGTATTGCAATATATACATGAAGTGTTGGAGGAACTTGCCCCGAGAGTCTCACCAGTTGAACGTGATTTGATGATCAGGCAACTGACGGCGGAAACAGGAGTTTCCCCGAGTGCTCTCAATGAACAGTTGATGAAAAAGGTTGGCAAGCTGGCAAAGCAGGAGAAGACGATGCAACCTGCGGGACAAGCCGTCCCGATGACCGTATCTGAACGGAAGATGTCGAGCATTGAACGTGCTGAGAGGCTTCTGTTATGCCATCTGCTAAATGATGGGAATTTATTCGACAGAATTCGGGATGAACATCAAGAACTCTTCTTCCGGGAGGATTATGCTGCGATTTTCATAAAGCTAGCCGGATTTTATGAAAAGCACGGCATGCCTGATTTCCATAGATTCGCGGAGTCTTTGGAGGATCGGGATCTTCGCAAAGTCGTCATGGAAGCGGCTATGCTTGATAGAGATCCTGAATTTGCTGAACAGGAAATAGAAGATTGCGTTCATCATCTTAATAAGCATCGGATTATTAGACGCATTGACGAGATGATGCATGATTCCAAAGAAGCGGAAAAAATGAACGATCATACCCGGGCACTGGAGCTGGCCAGGGAAATTATACAGCTCCGGAAATCATTATCGGCAATGTAA